The Musa acuminata AAA Group cultivar baxijiao chromosome BXJ2-2, Cavendish_Baxijiao_AAA, whole genome shotgun sequence genome contains the following window.
GCACAAATGCATAATTTCTTTTACTGGCTCTCAACTGCAGCAAGTAATATCTCAGCAAAATTATAGCTCAAGATCCATGTTGCTTCGGCTTTTCTTAAGACAAACCCTCTTCTAAGTTTTATGAAGTAACGAGTTCTTTTATTGTAACAAAATTGTCAAGGTAGTGAATGCTGGCAGCATCAGGACATAAATCCATCTcggacatctcaagaaaaacaattttttgcttcttcGATCTTCCTCTACTGGCAGAATCCTTGGACCCTTCCTGATTTCATGTTTCCTCGTTTACAAAGCCCAGTGAGAACACAATTGTGTGAGCAATGGCATTCAAGCAAACAGTTCATGAATCAACAGAATCACCTGGCTATTCAGCCAACTCTAAGTTAAATTCATCAAAGATTCGAGCTTTCCTTCCGTAAGCTCCTATAAAAGGATTGCAAAAGACCACGGCCGGGCACAGAACCAGAACGTGAATCGGTCGAACAATTGGCGTGCAAGATCCGAGTGACCCAACTCGCAGGGGGGATTCATCTCTCTCTCCTGCAAATTCCGTCACGGCACTCGACTCTTTCTTCTCCTCATCACGTAGTTTTCGCCATCCACGCACTTCCTTCGCATGACACGATCAGCGTCTCTTCcttcgctatatatatatactgagacACACAAACAACGACCTTCTGCAGCACTCTCGACGGCCATGGCCCGCGTTCTCGTTCTCCTGGCAGTGCTTGCAGCCGCCTCGGCATGGGAGTCTGCGAAGGCTCCCCCATGCAGCAAGATTACAGAGATGATCGTGCCGTGCATTCCCTACTTGATCGACAAGGCGGCGCACCCAGGACCGAAGTGTTGCAGCGGGGTGAGAGACCTGCGCAAGGCGACCAAGACCCACGACGACCTGGTGGCCATCTGCGAATGCCTCGAGCGCGCCGCCCACCTCTTCCCCGGGATCGACCACCCGCGCGCCGACAACCTCCCCCACCTCTGCGGGGTGCGCTTCAACCTCACCTTCTCCCCCTCCGTCGACTGCAAGAAgtgagactctctctctctctctctctctctctcatacgtatatatatatatagctatcaACAGTACTATCATCATACACTGATCCATACACGGTGAGTGAGATCACAAGCTCTTCTTCCGTTGGCAGAATTCCAGGGCCCGAAGAGCTGAAGAAGCATCTGCTGTAGACTCCCTCCATCAGCGTCTGCATGCATGAGCAATCAATCGCAGCAAAAGGAGGTCGCAACAACATGATTGCTCAGTGTTCACTTTACTCGGAAATCTCACTCTTCCTTCAGTTGATTCAATAAAATTGTATGGTCTCATGTTCATCAAGATATGTGAATCAGCACTACATGACAAGTGTTGAGGATCACAAAGCACCAATGACAgatacttcttttttttctttttcgttaAAAGAAAAACCATTTATTCATGCATTCATTCATTCTCTTAAGATGCTGATCAACAAAATACACGAAATAAAAATAGATAAATCCACATGAAGATCATTGAactttaagaaaataatattttggaTACTTTTTAATAATCCTTTCTTAATTTCACCAATTATTTCACCTTTGTATTTTCCAACATTTTTTAACGGGTATCAAAGTAAAtttatgtttcattcattatattAACAGTCAATATATGGTGATTTActgttttatatttatatatactgtAAAATTAAATCTAAGGTATATGTGTAATTTAAAATCCTATTAAAATTGGTCCAACTCGGCTCAATTAGGCCGGACCGAAACGGTTCGGCCGGTTCCGGTTTGGGAGACGTGGCCGCGCGGCTACATCTCATGTGCGCCGCACGTGTGAATAACTAGTCACCGAGCGATTTGGGTCTTCTCTCGAGGACGGGAGAGCGAGAGGGCGATTGGGAGACGAGCGCAACCCAAGCAAAGCCATGAAGAGGATTCCTCGAATCAAGTTCCCGCAGAGGCATCCGCCCAAGCCCACAGGTCCTTccatcctcttctctttctccccCTCGTACATTTCCTTTTAGGGTTTCTAAATGCTCCTTCTTACGATCGATTTGATTGATTCTCGTAGGATCGTCCCCGGCTTCTGATGAGACAACGTTCCTCGAATCAAGTATGTTAACTTCCTTTTCCCCTTCGTAGTGGAGGTCTTTCATGTTTCGATCAGCGTAGAAGAATGTAGTAATCGTGCTAATGATACGTGCTTACGGTCGCGGGGTTACGTTGATCTAAAAGATCGATTTGGGTTTCCCCGACCGACTATATGGTTGAATTTGAGATTCACGTCTTGGTTATGTTTGTTTTCTGTCAGGGAAAGAAGGAACAGAAATCACGTTGTTAACAATGTGGTTGAAGGTGGGCATGAATTGTGTTTTATGAACGTAATGCCAATGAGATCGAAGGGGAATAAAGAATCATAGCTCATCGTGTACAAATCCGGATATGTAGCATCTTATCTGAttatttatattgagaatataatgaatatattaattttttttcttccgcTTGTTGATTGATTCCTAATTGCTTTTACTTTCCCATGAAAAGAAGACATATGTAATTATGAATTATGCACATAACTTCAGAGATATCAAACATTAAATTTCCTAGCGGCTCTCGATTACAGGATTGAACCATGTACAAAATATTTGGTGGAGCATGTCATAACTAAAATTTTTATCTGCAGTATGATTCCCTCcctgaaaaaataattaaatctagGGAAATTTAGAATAATTGCCCACTTGAGATAAGTGGTTATGCTTTTAAGCCAGCTATGTTCTACTTCCTGATAATACTTCATTGAATTGAAAATCCTCGGTTTTTTATCTTATTTGTTCTATTGCCCTTGTTATCGTGGAAGGAAAAAAGTAGCCTCCCATAAAAATTTGTAGAGCTGATGGGTGCAAAGGTAATTAAGGATAAGCCTTAAATAAGCCCCAAAGTATGATTGTTGTTCGTCTTCTTTGCTAATTTTCAATCCCCAAGATTGtaatctttctcttctcctttagCCTCACCTCTCATCACCAATCCCTCGCCCCTTCCTGGTTGTCCTCCTTTGAAACACATAAGCCTCTTAAGATGTTTTCTTTTTGCCTTACATCGGTTGCATGTCCTTAGCAATAAAAAGTGGTCGGAAACAATGATCATAAGGAAACATCACAAATGTTAACATCAAATAACTAGAAAATTAGAGGATAATGAAAAAGGTACCTATCATTGATCTCTTTCCATTCTGCAAATTAAATTATTTCTTCCCAAATGGACTTACACAGCCTTTAGAACCTTGCTTAAGGCTTTAAAGGTGTATTTTCCCTTATCAAAATGCATAAGGTGGAGTAAAAAAGAGTAACATGGCAAACGGAGATGTCTCAGGTGGATAAAGTGCCATGAATTAGAACACATCTTGTGAAAGTGCCAAATCTGTCTGGTGGGCAATTTGTAATTTTCCTACTTCTCTGTGCCCGAGCCTCTAGTAGATCCTTTGTTGTAGATGAATCTTGATGAGAACAAGAGAACAATCACTGCTTGCAGTTCTTGGATATAATCATTTTGGGCCCATTCCAGCACATAAACAGCAGAGAAATAGCACTGGGACTTTCGTAGTAAGTAGGCCCTTTACATCTTGGAGCCCTAGATTCATCACGTTAATTGTCACTGTGTACATGTTGTGTTAGTGTCCTGTTCATGTCAGTGTATCCATGCTTCCTAGGCTCTACGGTGATTGCAGATATTGTGTGACATTTTGCTAGGTATTAATGGGCCTTACTCTATCAGTTATGGACATAAGTGATACATCTTCTTTTCCAAGTTTTACCTTCCTATGGTAATTCATATTTGCATTTCTTTTTTAGATGTAACATCCCAACCCAAGGCTGCCTCATCATCTGGCGATGCTCGAAGTTATAGATTCCGATCGGATGTTCCTGCTCCACCTTCCTACACTGCTGCAGGTGGAAAGGCTTCACTCTTGCCAAAGCGCATACCAATATCA
Protein-coding sequences here:
- the LOC135606128 gene encoding uncharacterized protein LOC135606128, which codes for MKRIPRIKFPQRHPPKPTGSSPASDETTFLESNVTSQPKAASSSGDARSYRFRSDVPAPPSYTAAGGKASLLPKRIPISDKEIETILLGGCF
- the LOC135606126 gene encoding non-specific lipid-transfer protein A-like; this translates as MARVLVLLAVLAAASAWESAKAPPCSKITEMIVPCIPYLIDKAAHPGPKCCSGVRDLRKATKTHDDLVAICECLERAAHLFPGIDHPRADNLPHLCGVRFNLTFSPSVDCKKIPGPEELKKHLL